Proteins encoded in a region of the Kineosporia corallincola genome:
- a CDS encoding sensor histidine kinase, producing the protein MWGGRSPRRVPLLRVDEAGLADRGRIWLLEAAHVLLAVPSSLVFVLIVAGWPTATVGVGFLLLHLAVPSAARLGRVHRHLAGLALHRPVEVRDHQRPRERGAALLWGGPLTWVQDPRRWLDLAFAAFAATGGLVMSAIVVALPAGVIAHVVLPFVFPGLWWMVLLIPLDLALWWILGPVLCTARAITTLAMFGSSRTAQLERRVAAVSESRAETIDHSAAEIRRIERDLHDGAQARIVSLGMNIGLAEQLLHTDPAAAAALLAEARQATTDALEDLRGVVRSIHPPVLADRGLAGAVEALTVQMSVPVITTADLPDPIPAPIETAVYFAVAEALANVVKHAGAHQAWVRLEHRDNRLRTQIGDDGTGGASLDGGSGLAGVARRLRAFDGTLDIDSPAGGPTTVTVEVPCASSSPKT; encoded by the coding sequence ATGTGGGGAGGGCGCAGCCCGCGGCGGGTTCCGCTGCTCCGGGTCGACGAGGCGGGCCTCGCCGACCGCGGCCGGATCTGGTTGCTCGAGGCCGCGCACGTGCTGCTCGCCGTCCCCAGTTCTCTGGTCTTCGTCCTGATCGTGGCGGGCTGGCCGACGGCCACCGTGGGCGTCGGGTTCCTGCTGCTCCACCTCGCCGTGCCGTCGGCCGCGCGGCTCGGCCGGGTGCACCGCCACCTGGCCGGGCTGGCCCTGCACCGGCCGGTCGAGGTCCGCGACCACCAGCGTCCCCGCGAGCGTGGTGCGGCTCTGCTCTGGGGCGGGCCGCTGACCTGGGTGCAGGATCCGCGGCGCTGGCTCGACCTGGCCTTCGCCGCGTTCGCGGCCACCGGGGGCCTGGTCATGTCGGCCATCGTGGTCGCCCTGCCGGCCGGGGTGATCGCGCATGTCGTACTGCCGTTCGTGTTTCCCGGCCTGTGGTGGATGGTACTGCTGATCCCTCTCGACCTGGCGCTGTGGTGGATTCTGGGGCCGGTGCTGTGCACCGCCCGGGCGATCACCACGCTGGCGATGTTCGGCAGCTCACGCACCGCCCAGCTGGAGCGCCGGGTGGCCGCGGTGTCGGAGTCCCGGGCCGAGACGATCGACCACTCGGCCGCCGAGATCCGGCGCATCGAGAGGGATCTGCACGACGGCGCCCAGGCGCGCATCGTGTCGCTGGGCATGAACATCGGCCTGGCGGAACAACTTCTGCACACCGACCCGGCCGCGGCGGCGGCGCTGCTGGCCGAGGCCCGGCAGGCCACCACCGACGCGCTGGAGGATCTGCGCGGCGTGGTGCGCAGCATCCATCCGCCGGTGCTGGCCGACCGCGGCCTGGCCGGGGCGGTCGAGGCCCTGACCGTGCAGATGTCCGTGCCGGTCATCACGACCGCCGATCTGCCTGACCCGATTCCGGCGCCGATCGAGACGGCGGTCTACTTCGCCGTCGCCGAGGCACTGGCCAACGTGGTGAAACACGCCGGGGCGCACCAGGCCTGGGTGCGGCTGGAGCACCGGGACAACCGGCTGCGCACTCAGATCGGGGACGACGGGACAGGTGGGGCGTCGCTCGACGGCGGCTCGGGTCTGGCCGGGGTGGCGCGCCGGCTGCGGGCGTTCGACGGCACACTGGACATCGACAGCCCCGCCGGGGGCCCGACA